The following proteins are encoded in a genomic region of Lytechinus variegatus isolate NC3 chromosome 7, Lvar_3.0, whole genome shotgun sequence:
- the LOC121417986 gene encoding uncharacterized protein LOC121417986: MGLVHYVAVLVGFLFIFAGLLKLTPIELGNGFSQSEMKAMFKRYLSVLPVHHIFGVTITTTIYRSAVGFAETVFGSMLAFGRTFWRVTGAFYLLIIMIGAFLTHQKIGDPIAMASPPLFLGIVLLIILVNRRDLNTTYTRTVKTKSD, translated from the coding sequence ATGGGACTCGTTCACTACGTCGCTGTTCTGGTCGGGTTTTTATTCATCTTCGCAGGTCTCCTGAAGCTCACACCGATCGAGCTTGGCAATGGATTTAGCCAGTCAGAGATGAAAGCGATGTTCAAACGTTATCTCTCCGTCCTTCCTGTACACCACATCTTCGGAGTGACGATCACGACGACCATTTACAGGTCGGCTGTCGGATTTGCCGAGACTGTATTCGGGAGCATGCTTGCATTCGGACGCACGTTTTGGAGGGTGACTGGCGCTTTTTATCTTCTTATTATCATGATTGGAGCATTCCTGACGCATCAGAAGATTGGTGATCCCATCGCAATGGCTTCTCCTCCGTTGTTCCTTGGTATTGTACTCTTGATTATTCTGGTAAATAGACGTGATCTAAATACCACCTATACAAGGACTGTCAAGACGAAAAGTGACTGA